In Exiguobacterium sp. 9-2, the genomic window ATGAAAAACGCTGCCGAACTTTGGCATAATGTCTTGTCTGTGATTGAGGAAGAGGAACGAACACCGAAAGCCAGTTATGATATGTGGTTGAAGTCCACAGAAGGCGTTACGCTAAATGGAACGACTTTACTCGTTTCAGCACCGGCTGCATTTACGGTGACGTGGCTTGAGCGCCAGTACTTATCTTTACTCGAAGACACAGTTGAGGAAGTAACCGGAAGCCGACTCGATATTCAGTTCATTGAAGAGGGACAAGCGAAGAAAATGCTCGATCGACAAGAAGAGGAACGGATCGAAGCAACACCGGCTCCAAAATCACGTCCATTGAACACGCGCAAACCGACAGATGAACTGACGATGAGTGAACTTGGACAATTAAATGAGAAGTACACGTTCGATACATTTGTCATCGGATCGGGGAACCGTTTTGCACACGCCGCTTCACTGGCTGTTGCTGAAGCACCTGCTAAAGCATATAATCCGCTTTTCATCTACGGTGGCGTTGGTCTTGGCAAAACCCATCTGATGCATGCCATCGGACAGTACGTTCAAGATCAAAATCTTGGGACACGGATTGCCTATGTCTCTTCTGAACGCTTTACAAATGACTTTATTAACTCCATCCGTGATAATAAGACGGTTGAGTTTCGAAATAAATACCGTAACATCGATGTCCTCTTAATTGATGACATCCAGTTCCTTGCGGGCAAAGAACAGACGCAAGAAGAGTTTTTCCACACATTTAATGCACTGCATAACGACCAAAAACAAATCATCATTTCGAGTGACCGACCGCCAAAAGAGATTCCAACGCTTGAAGATCGGCTCCGTTCTCGTTTTGAATGGGGATTGATTACCGACATCACGCCACCGGATCTCGAGACACGGATTGCAATCTTACGGAAAAAGGCGAATGCTGAACAGCTTGATGTCTCAAACGAAGTCATGCTCTACATCGCAAGTCAGATTGATACGAATATCCGTGAGCTCGAAGGAGCGTTGACGCGTGTCATCGCTTATGCGAATCTCGTCGGACGACCGATTGATCCAAATGTCGCTGCAGAAGCCTTGCATAACATCATGCCAGTCGCCGAACCGCGTAAAGTCACAATTCGTGACATCCAGGAGTCGGTCAGTAAGCATTTCAACTTGCCGTTTGATGATCTTAAGGCGAAGAAACGGACGAAATCGATTGCCTTTCCACGTCAAATCGCGATGTATCTTTCGCGTGAGATGACGGAAAGCTCATTACCGAAGATTGGGGAGGAATTTGGAGGACGCGACCATACCACCGTCATCCATGCCCATGAAAAGATCAGTATGTTGATCAAATCAGACGGTGAAACAGGAAAAGTCATCGAACAAATCAAGCATGAGTTGAAGCATTCGTAAAACTGTGGATAAACATGTGGATAAAGCAGGGTGGTTATCCACAACTTATCCACACCATTTTTGGCTCTATATCAAGTTATCCACCGACTTATCCACACTATCCACAGCCCCTAAGACTATTATTAAAAAAATATATTATTATGTTATGATGGGCGCATGCCCATTATTTTCGAGAGGAGTCTAACGACGATATGCATATCACCATTCAACGCGAAGCTTTAATTCAAGCAGTACAAGATGTAGCCAAAGCGGTCTCATCCCGCACGACAATTCCGATTCTGACAGGGATCAAACTCGAAGCTCATGGAGATGGCATGACGCTGACAGGAAGCGATACAGAAATCTCGATTGAACGGACAATCTATGCAGAAGAGAACGGAACGTCTTATGTCACGGTCCACCGTGCTGGTAGTGTCGTCTTGAATGCCCGCTTCTTCGGCGATATCGTCAAAAAGATGCCAAAAGACGAAGTGACACTTGAAGTCTCACCGAACTTCATGACACGGATTCAGTCAGGAACAGCGGAATTCCATTTAAACGGTCTTGATCCAGATGAGTTCCCACGTCTTCCACAAGTCGATGGGGGACAACGTTTCCGTTTACCGGCTGATCTCTTACGGTCGATGATTCGTCAAACAAGCTTTGCTGTCGCTGTTCAAGAAACACGTCCTGTTCTCACAGGTGTGAACTTTTCAGCCGACAAAGGCATCTTGACGTGTGTCTCAACGGATAGTCACCGTTTAGCCCTGCGTCGTGCTCAGTTTGAGACAGATACGGACATCTCGTTCCAGAACGTCATCGTTCCTGGTAAGAGCTTAAATGAATTATCGAAGTTACTTGGGGATGGTCATGTGGATATTACGATCACGAACCAACAAATCTTGTTCAAGATGAAACACGTCCTCTTCTTCTCGCGTCTACTTGACGGAAACTATCCGGATACATCACGTTTGATTCCAGAAGAGTATCGGACAGCTGTCCGCATGAACGCGAAAGAATTGCTCCAAGCGATCGATCGCGCGTCACTGCTCGCACGTGAGGACCGTAACAACGTCATCAAGTTTGCAGCTGAAGGAACGACAGCGGTCGAGATCTCTTCGCATTCACCAGAAGTCGGGAAAGTCTCGGAGCAAGTCAGCATCCTTTCGCTTGAAGGGGAAGAACTGAAAATCTCGTTCAACTCGAAGTACATGATGGA contains:
- the dnaA gene encoding chromosomal replication initiator protein DnaA, which gives rise to MKNAAELWHNVLSVIEEEERTPKASYDMWLKSTEGVTLNGTTLLVSAPAAFTVTWLERQYLSLLEDTVEEVTGSRLDIQFIEEGQAKKMLDRQEEERIEATPAPKSRPLNTRKPTDELTMSELGQLNEKYTFDTFVIGSGNRFAHAASLAVAEAPAKAYNPLFIYGGVGLGKTHLMHAIGQYVQDQNLGTRIAYVSSERFTNDFINSIRDNKTVEFRNKYRNIDVLLIDDIQFLAGKEQTQEEFFHTFNALHNDQKQIIISSDRPPKEIPTLEDRLRSRFEWGLITDITPPDLETRIAILRKKANAEQLDVSNEVMLYIASQIDTNIRELEGALTRVIAYANLVGRPIDPNVAAEALHNIMPVAEPRKVTIRDIQESVSKHFNLPFDDLKAKKRTKSIAFPRQIAMYLSREMTESSLPKIGEEFGGRDHTTVIHAHEKISMLIKSDGETGKVIEQIKHELKHS
- the dnaN gene encoding DNA polymerase III subunit beta; this encodes MHITIQREALIQAVQDVAKAVSSRTTIPILTGIKLEAHGDGMTLTGSDTEISIERTIYAEENGTSYVTVHRAGSVVLNARFFGDIVKKMPKDEVTLEVSPNFMTRIQSGTAEFHLNGLDPDEFPRLPQVDGGQRFRLPADLLRSMIRQTSFAVAVQETRPVLTGVNFSADKGILTCVSTDSHRLALRRAQFETDTDISFQNVIVPGKSLNELSKLLGDGHVDITITNQQILFKMKHVLFFSRLLDGNYPDTSRLIPEEYRTAVRMNAKELLQAIDRASLLAREDRNNVIKFAAEGTTAVEISSHSPEVGKVSEQVSILSLEGEELKISFNSKYMMDALKALDATDIEIQFTGSIRPFILHPVDQDNVLQLILPVRTA